A genomic region of Anas platyrhynchos isolate ZD024472 breed Pekin duck chromosome 19, IASCAAS_PekinDuck_T2T, whole genome shotgun sequence contains the following coding sequences:
- the TSEN54 gene encoding tRNA-splicing endonuclease subunit Sen54, with product MALVYDFNARLQCVALVPAAPPGAAARSPPLPSPVPGAASRLVPMEPGGARSLSEAELPEARGRSGAPRYRGGPKEAAPDGSEEQAERLRLCRDEQWRWLAEERVERLGNLVKAEWKPEKGIVELQSPAGKFWHTMGFSERGKQCLLPEEALYLLECGSVQLFYRNLPLSIQEAYEMLLTQEEMSLSHYQVFSHLKQLGYIVLRFNPSTVPSPYERQLNLEGHCKSSGKHERKRRRSSSPGSLEKKHKVSEDLPEAEGTPKKAGDDCGDPSCLPLDEKPLSEQPEELDAGSGEEQSSPVPLDTRQKNSPSPSRSRAGDPEASGTGTRAPRWDFTTIILPNMAPDQPCTHLPSPDCGLLPENVPGREVDAASWCKRINLKQEKLSRKEREQLERESRYKSSVNADREVRRCSNWQEYKALLKQRSQQRVWRRPPHLWDQAVTPLLRPEEATSTAAILQQISVLQPSHILDGASRLQEDSGSLKISFNVYQPDAVAKFKKTNPGKPYVRMCVQSFEEQIPSLRALKQVTYQSGDVPVVFALVEYGDIAFHSLKEFKLPVDVNHSSY from the exons ATGGCTTTAGTTTATGACTTTAATGCACGGCTTCAGTGCGTGGCTCTGGTGCCCGCCGCTCCGCCAGGGGCCGCTGCccgctcccctcctctcccctcccctgtGCCGGGCGCCGCTTCCCGCTTGGTGCCCATGGAGCCGGGCGGCGCGCGGAGCCTGAG CGAGGCGGAGCTGCCGGAGGCCcgcgggcggagcggggccccCCGGTACCGCGGCGGCCCGAAGGAGGCCGCGCCCGACGGCTCGGAGGAGCAGGCGGAGAGGCTGCGGCTCTGCCGGGACGAGCAGTGGCGGTGGCTGGCCGAGGAGCGTGTGGAGCGCCT GGGGAATCTGGTGAAAGCTGAGTGGAAGCCAGAAAAGGGCATTGTGGAGCTGCAGTCCCCTGCG GGGAAGTTCTGGCACACCATGGGGTTCTCAGAGCGTGGCAAACAGTGCCTGCTGCCTGAGGAGGCTCTGTACCTGCTGGAGTGT GGCTCTGTTCAGCTCTTTTACAGGAATCTGCCCTTGTCGATCCAAGAAGCCTATGAGATGCTGCTGACCCAGGAGGAGATGAGCCTGTCCCATTACCAG GTTTTCAGCCACTTGAAGCAACTGGGTTATATTGTACTGAGATTCAACCCCAG TACTGTCCCATCCCCCTACGAGAGGCAGCTGAACCTGGAAGGTCACTGCAAGAGCTCAGGGAAACACGAGCGCAAAAGGAGGAGGAGTTCCAGCCCTGG GTCACTTGAGAAGAAACATAAAGTGTCTGAGGACCTTCCAGAAGCTGAAGGGACCCCCAAAAAAGCTGGAGATGACTGTGGAGATCCCAGCTGCCTTCCCTTGGATGAAAAGCCCTTGTCAGAGCAGCCAGAGGAATTGGATGCTGGCAGCGGAGAGGAGCAGTCGAGCCCAGTTCCTCTTGATACAAGACAAAAGAACTCCCCGAGCCCctccaggagcagggctggagacCCCGAGGCAAGCGGCACTGGCACCCGTGCGCCACGCTGGGATTTTACCACCATCATATTGCCAAACATGGCCCCAGATCAGCCATGCACACATCTGCCCTCGCCTGACTGTGGGCTTCTGCCAGAAAATGTGCCAGGGAGGGAAGTTGATGCAGCTTCCTGGTGTAAACGCATCAACCTAAAACAGGAGAAGCTGTCACGGAAGGAGAGGGAGCAGCTGGAGAGGGAAAGCAGGTACAAGAGCAGTGTCAATGCTGACAGGGAGGTGAGGCGCTGCTCCAACTGGCAGGAGTACAAAGCCCTTTTGAAGCAGAGGAGCCAGCAGAGGGTTTGGAGACGACCGCCACATCTCTGGGACCAGGCTGTCACCCCGCTTCTGCGGCCAGAGGAAGCGACTTCCACAG CTGCGATCCTCCAGCAGATCAGCGTGCTGCAGCCCTCCCACATCCTGGATGGAGCCTCCCG GCTGCAGGAGGACTCAGGGAGCTTGAAGATAAGCTTCAATGTGTACCAACCCGATGCTGTGGCCAAGTTTAAGAAGACAAACCCTGGGAAACCATATGTCAGGATGTGTGTTCAGAG CTTTGAGGAGCAGATCCCATCCCTTCGGGCTTTGAAGCAGGTTACGTATCAGAGCGGGGATGTCCCGGTGGTCTTTGCACTGGTGGAATACGGAGATATTGCCTTTCACTCACTGAAGGAATTCAAGCTGCCAGTTGATGTTAATCACAGCAGTTACTGA